DNA from Bradyrhizobium japonicum USDA 6:
GCTTCAAGCCGCGCGGCGACCGCCCGTTCTCCGATCGCGGCGCGCGCGATGGCGAGAAGCGGCCGTTCAAGCCGCGCGGTGATCGCCCGTCCTATGGCCGTGACGACCGTCCGCCGCGCAGCCGGGATCGCGACGATTCCCGTCCCGCCGGCCGGTTCGGCGACAAGAAGTTCGGCGACAAGCGGCCCTATGCGCCGCGTGGCGACCGCCCGGAACGCAAGTTCGACGGCGAGCGGAAGTTTTCGCGGGGCGCACCGGATCGCGAACGCGACCGTGGGGATCGCAGCGATCGTGCGCGCGATCGTGGCGAGCGCAGCGATTCAAAGCCGTGGCAGAAGCGCGATGCGGGTCCCCGTGGGGATCGTCCGCCGCGCAAAGACTTTGGCAAGGGTCCGCGCAAGGATTTCGGCGGCCGCGACCGCGGCGAAGACAAGCCCTGGCAGAAGCGCGACGATCGGCAGCGTGGCGGCGAGGACCGTCCGCGTTTCTCGCGTTCGCGCGACGATCGCGCGTCCGGCGATCGTCCGTTCCGCGAGCGGCCGAAGTTCGATCGACCCAAGTTCGATCGCCCGCGCGACGATCGTCCCAAATTCGATCGGCCTCGTCGTGATGGCGATGGCGAACGCGGCGACCGGCCCAAATTCAATCGTCCGCGCGAGCGCTCCGAGGGCCGCTCCGACTGGCACGAGCATCCGCGCAGCGAAGGCCGCTTCGGCGACCGTCCGCGCCGTGAAAACGAGGATGAGAGCAGGATCTTCGAGAAGCGTCCCGCCTTCGGTGGCCGCGGCGCTTATCGGGACCGTGATCGGGATTTCGAGGGCCGTCCGCGCCGTGACGAAGCACCGAAGCCGAAGAAGGCCGGCGAGCGCATCGCAAAAGTGCTGTCGCGTGCGGGCCTCGCCTCGCGCCGCGACGCCGAGGAGATGGTCACGCAGGGCCGCGTCGCCGTCAACGGCCGCGTCATCAATTCGCCGGCGCTCGACATCACGCGGAACGATGTCGTCACTGTCGATGGCAAGCCGCTGCCGGAGCGCGAGCGCACGCGGCTGTTCCTCTACCACAAGCCGCGCGGGCTGATGACGACGCATGACGACCCCGAGGGCCGTCCGACCGTGTTCGACAATCTGCCCGAAGGCCTGCCGCGGCTGATCTCGATCGGCCGGCTCGACTTCAACACCGAAGGCCTGCTGCTGCTCACCAACGACGGCGGACTCGCGCGTACGCTCGAGCTGCCGGACACCGGCTGGCTGCGCCGCTACCGCGTCCGCGCCCATGGCGACGTCACGCAGGCGCAGCTCGACGAATTGAAGAACGGCATCGAGGTCGAGGGCGTCAAATACGGTCCGATCGAGGCGACGCTGGAGCGCGACCAGGGTGCCAATGTCTGGCTGGTGTTCGCGATCCGCGAAGGCAAGAACCGCGAGGTGCGCAACGTCTGCGCCCATCTCGGGCTCGAGGTGAACCGGCTGATCCGCGTGTCCTACGGACCGTTCCAGCTCGGCGAGGTTCCCGAAGGCCAGGTCGAGGAGATCAAGTCGCGCGTGCTGCGTGATCAGCTCGGCGACAAGGTGATCGAGAAGTCGGGCGCGCAGTTCGACGTGCCGAAGAAATCTTCTTCACCCGACGGCGAAGCGCCACGCGAGAAGAAGCCTGCCAGCAAGCGTGACGTGATCAACGATCGCAAGGGCCGCCGCGTGCTGGTACAGCGCACCGGCAGCGAGGAAGCGCGCGAGCGCAACGAGGCCGAGGCCAACGGCTACGGCCCGCCGCGCCGCCCCAAGCGCGGTTATCACGGCAAGCGCGACCTGACGCCGCGGGAGGACTAATTGCGCGTCGTCGGCGGTCGATTGAAGGGGCGCAATCTGGCCTCACCGTCCTCGCGCGACATCCGCCCCACGGCGGACCGGCTGCGCGAGTCCGTGTTCAACATTCTCGTGCACGCCTATGACGATCCGATCCAGGATGCGCGCGTGCTCGATCTCTTCGCCGGTACCGGCGCGCTCGGCATCGAGGCGTCCTCGCGTGGGGCGAAGTTCACGCTGTTTGTCGACAACGGCGCCGAGGCCCGCGCGCTGCTGCGTAACAACGTCGAGACGCTCGGCCTTGGCGGCACGACCAAGGTCTATCGCCGCGATGCGACTGATCTCGGGCCTGCGCACCCTGTTGAGCCGTTCTCACTGGTGTTTCTCGATCCGCCCTACGGCAAGGGATTTGCGGAGAAGTCCCTTGCCAGCTTGCGCGACGGTGGCTGGCTGACACCGGGTGCGCTGCTCGTGGTCGAAGAGGCGAAGGCCGCACAGTTCGTGACGCCTGAGGGCTACGAGGAACTGGAGCGGCGGGCGTATGACGACACGGAGTTCGTGTTTTTGAGGAGACCGTAGTCCGCACTCGGTGGGTAGGGTGGGCAAAGGTGTAACGCGCCGTGCCCACCAACTTTCTGCTATCGCGATAGAGGCGGGCACGCTTCGCTTTGCCCACCCTACGGCACCGTCACCTCCGCCCGAACAGCTTCTCCACATCGTTCAGCTTCAGCTCGACATAGGTCGGCCGGCCGTGATTGCACTGGCCGGAGTTCGGGGTGTCCTCCATCTCGCGGAGCAGGGCGTTCATCTCCTCGGGCCGCAGCCGGCGGCCGGCGCGCACCGAGCCGTGGCAGGCCATGGTGGCGGCGACGTGCATCAGGCGGCGCTCCAGCGGCAGCGCCTCGTCCCACTCGGCCATGTGCTCGGAGAGATCTCGCAGCAACCCGCCGGCATTGGTCTTGCCGAGCAGCGACGGCGTCTCGCGCACCGCGACCGCGCCGGGGCCGAAGGATTCGATGGCGAGCCCAAATGAGGCAAGCTCCTCGCTGCGCTCGAGCAGGCGCTCGACCGTCGCCTCGTCCATTTCGACGATCTCGGGAATCAGGAGGATCTGCCGTTGTACGCCGTTGGCGGCGAGCGAGGCCTTCAGACGCTCATAGACGATGCGCTCATGAGCGGCGTGCTGGTCGACGATGATCAGGCCGTCGCGGGTCTGCGAGACGATGTAGGTCTCGTGGATCTGGGTGCGTGCCGCGCCGAGCGGGCGGTCGACGAGGTCGCTGACGGGCTGTGCCTCGATCCGCACGTCCGCACTGGGCGCGCCGACATCGAAGGCGGCCTGCGCGCGCTCGGTGAAGGCGGGCGCGGCGGAGCCTTCGAACGACGGCATCGGCGCGACCGGGGCGGATGGCGAGGCGCGCCAGTCCCAGCTCGCAGGCCGCGGCGTGAACGCCGGCCGGAACGAGGACAACGCGCTCTCGCCACTGTTGGCGGCCGTGCGCCGGCCCTCGCGCGCGAGTGCGTCCTTCAATCCGTGCACGATCAGCGCGCGCACGAGGCCGGCATTGCGGAACCGCACCTCGGTCTTGGCCGGATGCACGTTGGCGTCGACCTCGCGCGGATCGAGCGTGACGAACAACGCCAGCACCGGATGGCGGTCGCGCGGCAGATGGTCGGCATAGGCCCCGCGCACGGCGCCGAGGATCAGCTTGTCGCGCACCGGGCGGCCGTTGACGAAGAGATATTGCCCGAGCGCATTCGCCTTGGTCAGCGCCGGCGCCGCGGCATAGCCGGCAACCACGACGCCCTCGCGCTCGGCATGGACCTCGATGGCGTGGCTGCGGAATTCTGCACCGAGGATATCGCCGAGCCGCGTCAGCCGTCCGGCGGCGCCGGGCAGCGCGGCGGTCCAGGTCACGGGCGCGCGCTCCTCACCTGCGAGCGTGAAGGCGACGTCGGGCCGCGCCATGGCGAGGCGCCTGACCACCTCGCGGATCGCCTCCGCCTCGGTGCGATCGGTCTTCAGGAATTTCAGCCGCGCCGGCGTTGCATAGAAGAGGTCGTTGACCTCGACGCGCGTGCCGTGGGCCAGCGCCGCCGGCATGATCTCGGATTTGTCGCCGCCCTCGACTGACAGCGCCCAGGCATGTGGTTCGCTCGCGTGCCGCGTGGTGATGGAGAGACGCGCGACCGAGCCGATCGAAGGCAGCGCCTCGCCGCGGAACCCGAGCGTGCGGATCTGGAGCAGATCCTCGTCGTCGAGCTTGGAGGTGGCGTGGCGCTCGACCGCGAGCGCGAGGTCTTTCGCGGTCATGCCGCCGCCGTCGTCGGTGATACCGATTCGCCGACGGCCGCCGCCATCGGTGAAGACGTCGATCCGGCTCGCGCCGGCATCGATGGCGTTCTCGACCAGTTCCTTGACCACGCTTGCCGGACGTTCGACCACCTCGCCGGCGGCGATGCGGTTGACGACTTGCTCTGGAAGCTGGCGGACGGGCATGGGGCTTTCGATCTGGATTCGCTGACGGCGCTATTCTAGGCCGTGTTGCGTCAAAAGCATGTGTTGGGCAACAGCCGTGTGGCGGCCTGGGGAAGAGGGATGCCTATCACATTGAAGGGATTGGACGTTCGAGAAAATTGCGCAACCGGGACGGAGCGGTTGCCCTGCTACGGTCCTGATTGTGGGGGCCGGACAGCGGTGTAGCATCGTGAAAAAATGGCAACAGGACGGGAGGACGCCATGTGCCATCTCTTCGCGCACCAGCCCCAACGCGACTACGAATCCCAGACCCGCTCGTTGCGGATCGGCGGGCACTGCACCTCGATCCGGCTGGAAATGGCGTTCTGGGACACGCTGGAGGAGATCGCGGCCAAGGAGAACATGAGCGTCGGCAAATTCCTGACCACGCTCTACAACGAGGTGCTCGACCATCACGGCGAGGTCAATAATTTCGCCTCACTGCTGCGCTGCTCCTGCCTGATCTACCGCTCCAAGAGCATGGTGACGGTGCCGGAGTTCAAGGCCACCGTGACGCCGATTCTCGATGCGGCCGAGTAGCTATCCCAACAAAAGTGCGTAGCCCGGATGAAGCGCAGCAATCCGGGATTCAGCTCACTCGCGATCCCCCGGATTACGCATCGCTCCATCCGGGCTACGATACTCTCTCCGCCGTCATTGAGGAGCTTTTGCGACGAAGCAATCCAGACCGTCACCGCGGTGGGATTCTGGATTGCTTCGCTTCGCTCGCAATGACGGCGAGAGAACACAGTTTTCTTTGGACGGTCAAATCTCCTTTTTCTGCATCGCCCCCGCAATGTAATCCGCTTGCCGGATCGCGAGCGCGACGATGGTCAGTGTCGGATTGCATGCTGCGCCGCTGGTGAACTGGCTGCCGTCCGAGACGAACAGGTTCTTGACGTCGTGGCTCTGTCCGAACTTGTTGACCACGCCATCCCGGGGCTTCTCGCTCATCCTGTTGGTGCCGAGATTGTGCGTGCTCGGATAGGGCGGCGTCGGATAGGTCACGGTGGCGCCGACGGCGTCGTAGACCGCCGCACCCTGCTTGTAGGCATGTGCGCGCATCGCGAGGTCGTTGGGATGGTCGTCAAAATGCACGCTCGCGACCGCTTGGCCGAACTTGTCCTTGACGACGGGATCGAGCGTGATGCGGTTGGTCTCCTGCGGCATGTCCTCGCCGACCAGCCACATGCCGGCCATCCTGGGATAGCCGTCGAGCGCCGCGGTGAACGGACGGCCCCAGGCGCCGGGGTTGAGGAAGGCAGCCATGAACGGCAGGCCGATCGACAGCGTCTCCATCTCGTAGCCGCCGACGAAGCCGCGCTTCGGATTGTTGGCGGCTTCGTCACGGATGATGCCGGCCATGGTGGTGCCGCGATACATGTGCACCGACTTCTCGAACACGGCGTAGACGCTGCCGGTCATGTGCCGCATGTAGTTGCGACCGACCTGGCCCGATGAATTGCCGAGGCCATCGGGGAACATGGTCGATGCGCTGTTCAAGAGCAGCCGCGGGCTCTCGATCGAATTGCCGGCGACCGCGACGATGCGCGCCTTCTGGCGCTGCATCGCGCCACTCTCGTCGGCGTACACCACGCCGGTCACCTTGCCGCCGGCGTCGTGCTCGATCTTGACCGCCATGCTGCTCGGCCGCACCTCGAGATTGCCGGTCGCCTCGCCCTTGGGGATTTCGGTGTAGAGCGTCGACCATTTCGCGCCGGATTTGCAGCCCTGGAAGCAGAAGCCGATCTGCTGGCAGGCACCGCGTCCATCGCGCGGCTGGCTGTTGATCGCCATGTTGCCGGTGTGCACGGTCTTGTATCCGAGCTTCTTCGCGCCGGCTTCGAGCACCTTGAAGTTGTTGTTGCCGGGAAGTCCGGGAATGCCGTTGGTGCGCGTCACGCCCATCTTGTTCTCGGCCTTGGCGTACCATGGCTCCATTTCGGCAAGCGTGACCGGCCAGTCCAGCAGGTTCGCGCCGGGAATGTTGCCGTAGGTGCTCTTCACCTTGAATTCATGCTCGTCGAAGCGCAGTGACGCGCCGGCCCAATGGGTCGTCGAGCCGCCGACCGCCTTGACGATCCAGGCGGGAAGGCCCGAAAAATCCTTGGCGACGCGCCATGTCCCCGACGTGGTGCGGGCGTCGGTCCAGGCGAGCTGGGAAAAGCTCTCCCACTCGTCGTTGACGAAGTCCTGGTTCTCGATGCGGGGACCTGCTTCGAGGATGACCACCTTGACGCCCTTCTGCGCGAGCTCGTTGCCCAGCGTGCCGCCGCCGGCACCGGAGCCGACGATCACCACAACGCTGGAGTCGTTCAGATCGAATTTTGCCATATGCGTTCTCCTGAACCGTTGGGTGAGCCTTAAGCCTTCGGCAGCCAGTCGATGTCGGCAAAGCCGCGGTTGATGTAGCCGCCGTGCTCGGCGGAGGAGCCTTCGTAGCCGAACCGCGGCCAGACCTCTTTTTGGTTGTAGAGCGACACGACGAGGTCGCCGCGCACCTTCTGGAAGAAGTGGCTCTGCTCGATCTCCTTCAGCAGCACCACGCGGTCGGCTTCCCATGGCACTTCGGCGTAAGCCACCTTGTGGCGATCCCGCGCATTCTGATCGAGCCGCGTGATGCCGTCGCTGATCAGCGATTTGACGGCGGGATCTTTCGCTGCCTTGCCGTCCCACGGCTTGATCGCGATGATGTAGTAGCTGTCGCCGAGGGCATCGTGCGGATAGATGTCGCGCGCGATCTTCAGCAGCGTCTTCATCGTCGCTGGTGACAGCGCGCTCGCATCATCCGCCCAGGCATCCTCGATGCTGACGGCGACGCTGGTCGCCACAGCGACGACCGGTACGGCTGTGGCCGCGCCCTTGAGAAAGACGCGGCGGCTGTGCTTGCTTCGACGATCTATTTCTCTCATGGCATTCCTCCGTAGATTTTTTGATTTGGATTTTTGTGATTTTGATCAGCCGAAACGACCCCCTCGCTGGATCACCTCGATCTTGTAGCCATCGGGATCGCTGACGAAGAAGAAGCGCGCCAGCGTCTTGCCGTCGTGCTTGAAGTCGCGCAGCGGTCCCGGTGCGAGCTTCTCGCGCTCGAAGCGGGCATGTTCGGCATCGAGATCCTCGACCACCACGGCGATATGTCCATAGCCGTCGCCGAGCTGGTACGGCTCCTTGCGATCGAAATTCACCGTCAGCTCCACCTCGAAAGGTGAGGAGGGATGACGCAGATAGATCAGGGCAAAGTCCGAAAACTTCAGATGGTCGGCGACCTCCAAGCCGAAGGCGCGCTTGTAGAAGTCGAGTGAGCGGGCCTCGTCGAGCACGCGGATCATGGAATGAACGGGCTTTGCCATTCAATTCAGCTCCTTCAGGTAGGTAATGATGGCGGTGCGCGTCTCCGGCTTCGCCTGCCGGTAGACCATGGTCACGCCGGGAATGACGGCTTGCGGATTGCTCAGCCAGGCGTCGAGCCTGGGCTCGTCCCAGGCGAAGTCCGCTTTCGACAGCGCCTCCGAATATTTAAAACCTTCGGTCTTGCCGGCGGGACGGCCGACGACCTTCACCAGCGGTGGGCCTTGCCGCGCCGGCTCTGACAGGCTTGTCGTGTGGCACACCGCGCATTGCTGTTTGAACAGCGTCGCGCCATCCGGCGGCTTGGCGGCCGGCAAGGGCATTTGCGCATCGGCAACCCGCGTCACCAGCACCATCGCGGTGCACAATCCCAGCACGACTGCGCGCATCGCCAAGAATCCGCCCATCCACATCAACGTGCGCAAACTCTAGGCGGCGTCAAAGATGCGGTGGTAGTAGCGGGCTGTTTCGATTGCGCGCGGAGACACTGGCGGCCGCGTGTGTTCCGCAATGCCTTATATGCGGAGCACAATTCCGCGAAACCGCCGTCAAATCCCTAAACGATCACCACACCATGCGCATTGCATGACGATTGCGCCGCTCGAACTCTCTACGCGATGCAATGACCCGGTGCAGGTGAGCGGCGCAGGATGCAGCCGAGCCATTCGTCGCGGTAAAATCCAGGAGAAATGGATGAAGTTGGTGAAGACCTCGATGATCGCATGCGCTCTGTCGGCTCTGATTGCGACGCCGGTTCTCGCGCAAGGCGCGCCACCCGCCAAGACAGGCGGCACCGTGCAAGGCAAGCCGATGCAAGGCAGCACCATGGGCAGCGGGGATGAGGAGATGAATGCTCAGCCGGGCACGGCGGGCGAGAAGACGGGCATGAAGTCGACCAAAGGCACCAGGGGTACGGTCGGCACCACCGGTAGCGCTGCGCATAAGGGAACCGCCGACGATTCCGCGACGGGCGGTGCAGCCCCGAGCAAGCGCTACTAGTCCCGCCGGGTGAAGCAAGAAAACTCCGGTCGCCCCGCGGCCGGAGTTTTTTGACCGGGTCTGCTTTGCTAGTCGTCGAAGCGGCCGCCGCCCCGCCCTGCCTTGATGTCGCTGCGGCGCTTCTTGCCGTCGAGCCGGCGCTGCTTGGAGCCAAGGGTCGGCCGTGTCGCGCGGCGCGGCTTCGGCCGTATCATCGCCTCGGTCAGGATCTCGGTGAGCCGGTCGATGGCGTCCTGGCGGTTGCGTTCCTGGGTGCGGAAGCGCTGGGCGTGGATCACGATCACGCCGTCCTTGGTCATGCGCTGGCCGGCGATGCGAGCGAGCCGGATCACCGCATCCTCCGGCAAGGTCAGCTTGCGCGTGTCGAAGCGCAGCTGCGCCGAGGTCGAGACCTTGTTGACGTTCTGCCCGCCCGGGCCGGAGGCGCGGACGAAGCCGATCTCGATGTCGTCCTCGTCGATGACGAGATCGCGGGATATCCGCAGCATGATGGCACCATTCGTGATGTCCGGACATATCGCGGACGTCCACGTTCGGCAATGGCGCATCCTGGAAACGCAAATGGCCGGGCGAGCCCGGCCATTTCAGGAAACGTCAGGGGACGTCAGTTCGACTTCGTCGCCGGTGCCGCGGCCGGTTGCGCGGCGGCCTGCGGGGCGCGGCCGACGACGACCGTCAGCAGGCCCTGGCCCCAGAGCCGCTCGGCGGCGACCTTGGCATCATCCAGCGTCACCGCATCGACGAGGGCATTGCGCTTCTCGATATAGTCGATCGGCAGCTTGTCCTGCTGGTACTGCAGCAGCGCCTGGGCGAGCTTGGAGGAGGTGTCGAGCGCCAGCATCTGCGAGCCCTTGAGGTAGGACTTGGCCTCGTCGAGCTCCTTCTGCGTCGGGCCCTCCTCGGCGATGCGGCGTACCTCCTTCTCGATGGCGTCGATGGTGTCGCCGGCACGGTCGGCGCGGGTGCCGGTATTGCCGATAACGACCGCCGAATGCTCCATCCAGAGCAGCGATTCGAACACCGAATAGGCGAGGCCACGCTTCTCGCGCACCTCGCGATAGAGCCGCGACGACAGTCCGCCGCCGCCGAGGATGTGGTTGACGACATCGGCCGCCATGAAGTTGGGATCGCTGCGCTTCACGCCGGGGCCACCGAAGGTGATGACGGTCTGCGGCACGTCCAGTGGAACGAAGGCGCGCTGTGGCGGCTTGGCCGCCTCGATGTCGGGAACCGGCGTGAGTTTGGCTTTTGCGGGCAGGCTGCCAAAAGTGTGGTCGAGCAGCTTGCCGAGGGTCTCGGGATCGACGTCGCCGACCACCGCGATCTTCAGCCCATCCTTGGCGAGCACGCGGCCGACATAATCCTTCAGATCGGCGACCGTGAGGGTCGGCACGCTGTCCAGCGTGCCATTGGTCTGCCGGCCATAGGGATGGTCGCCGAACGCGACCTCCAGGAATTTGCGGCTCGCCAGCGACGACGGATTGGTGGTCTCGCGGCGCAGGCCCGAGATCACCTGTGAGCGGATGCGCTCGACGTCGGCGGTGTCGAAATGCGGCGAGGTCAGCGCGGTCCTGAGCAGGTCGAAGGCTTCGTCCTTGTTGTCGCGCAGCATCCGCAGGCTGCCGCGGAACGTATCGCGGGTGGCGCTGAAGGAGAGCTCGATGGCGCGGCGGTCGAGCCGCTCATGGAAGGTCTTGGAGTCGAGATCGCCGGAGCCTTCGTCGAGGAGGTCGCCGACCAGGTTGGCGACGCCGGACTTGTCCTTGGGATCCTGCGCCGAGCCGCCGGCAAAGGAATATTCCATCGCGATCAGCGGCACGGTCGCATCCTGTACGAACCAGGCTTCGATGCCGCCCGGCGAGGTCAGGTGCTGGATCTTTGCGGCTGCCTGTGACGGCGACACC
Protein-coding regions in this window:
- a CDS encoding VOC family protein encodes the protein MAKPVHSMIRVLDEARSLDFYKRAFGLEVADHLKFSDFALIYLRHPSSPFEVELTVNFDRKEPYQLGDGYGHIAVVVEDLDAEHARFEREKLAPGPLRDFKHDGKTLARFFFVSDPDGYKIEVIQRGGRFG
- the rsmD gene encoding 16S rRNA (guanine(966)-N(2))-methyltransferase RsmD; the encoded protein is MRVVGGRLKGRNLASPSSRDIRPTADRLRESVFNILVHAYDDPIQDARVLDLFAGTGALGIEASSRGAKFTLFVDNGAEARALLRNNVETLGLGGTTKVYRRDATDLGPAHPVEPFSLVFLDPPYGKGFAEKSLASLRDGGWLTPGALLVVEEAKAAQFVTPEGYEELERRAYDDTEFVFLRRP
- a CDS encoding c-type cytochrome; translation: MRAVVLGLCTAMVLVTRVADAQMPLPAAKPPDGATLFKQQCAVCHTTSLSEPARQGPPLVKVVGRPAGKTEGFKYSEALSKADFAWDEPRLDAWLSNPQAVIPGVTMVYRQAKPETRTAIITYLKELN
- a CDS encoding GMC family oxidoreductase — its product is MAKFDLNDSSVVVIVGSGAGGGTLGNELAQKGVKVVILEAGPRIENQDFVNDEWESFSQLAWTDARTTSGTWRVAKDFSGLPAWIVKAVGGSTTHWAGASLRFDEHEFKVKSTYGNIPGANLLDWPVTLAEMEPWYAKAENKMGVTRTNGIPGLPGNNNFKVLEAGAKKLGYKTVHTGNMAINSQPRDGRGACQQIGFCFQGCKSGAKWSTLYTEIPKGEATGNLEVRPSSMAVKIEHDAGGKVTGVVYADESGAMQRQKARIVAVAGNSIESPRLLLNSASTMFPDGLGNSSGQVGRNYMRHMTGSVYAVFEKSVHMYRGTTMAGIIRDEAANNPKRGFVGGYEMETLSIGLPFMAAFLNPGAWGRPFTAALDGYPRMAGMWLVGEDMPQETNRITLDPVVKDKFGQAVASVHFDDHPNDLAMRAHAYKQGAAVYDAVGATVTYPTPPYPSTHNLGTNRMSEKPRDGVVNKFGQSHDVKNLFVSDGSQFTSGAACNPTLTIVALAIRQADYIAGAMQKKEI
- a CDS encoding M16 family metallopeptidase translates to MTYPFLRRVAFSLATGAALALATVSPSQAAAKIQHLTSPGGIEAWFVQDATVPLIAMEYSFAGGSAQDPKDKSGVANLVGDLLDEGSGDLDSKTFHERLDRRAIELSFSATRDTFRGSLRMLRDNKDEAFDLLRTALTSPHFDTADVERIRSQVISGLRRETTNPSSLASRKFLEVAFGDHPYGRQTNGTLDSVPTLTVADLKDYVGRVLAKDGLKIAVVGDVDPETLGKLLDHTFGSLPAKAKLTPVPDIEAAKPPQRAFVPLDVPQTVITFGGPGVKRSDPNFMAADVVNHILGGGGLSSRLYREVREKRGLAYSVFESLLWMEHSAVVIGNTGTRADRAGDTIDAIEKEVRRIAEEGPTQKELDEAKSYLKGSQMLALDTSSKLAQALLQYQQDKLPIDYIEKRNALVDAVTLDDAKVAAERLWGQGLLTVVVGRAPQAAAQPAAAPATKSN
- the arfB gene encoding alternative ribosome rescue aminoacyl-tRNA hydrolase ArfB, whose protein sequence is MLRISRDLVIDEDDIEIGFVRASGPGGQNVNKVSTSAQLRFDTRKLTLPEDAVIRLARIAGQRMTKDGVIVIHAQRFRTQERNRQDAIDRLTEILTEAMIRPKPRRATRPTLGSKQRRLDGKKRRSDIKAGRGGGRFDD
- a CDS encoding ribbon-helix-helix domain-containing protein → MCHLFAHQPQRDYESQTRSLRIGGHCTSIRLEMAFWDTLEEIAAKENMSVGKFLTTLYNEVLDHHGEVNNFASLLRCSCLIYRSKSMVTVPEFKATVTPILDAAE
- a CDS encoding pseudouridine synthase — protein: MPRDSDKDNDSRGRRDRGPGRGGPPKGRSGKPRGPEKKFAKRGHEGGDSRPPRGDRDSRPFRRREEGDAPRRDFSDRPKFKRDDRGGGERSFKPRGDRPFSDRGARDGEKRPFKPRGDRPSYGRDDRPPRSRDRDDSRPAGRFGDKKFGDKRPYAPRGDRPERKFDGERKFSRGAPDRERDRGDRSDRARDRGERSDSKPWQKRDAGPRGDRPPRKDFGKGPRKDFGGRDRGEDKPWQKRDDRQRGGEDRPRFSRSRDDRASGDRPFRERPKFDRPKFDRPRDDRPKFDRPRRDGDGERGDRPKFNRPRERSEGRSDWHEHPRSEGRFGDRPRRENEDESRIFEKRPAFGGRGAYRDRDRDFEGRPRRDEAPKPKKAGERIAKVLSRAGLASRRDAEEMVTQGRVAVNGRVINSPALDITRNDVVTVDGKPLPERERTRLFLYHKPRGLMTTHDDPEGRPTVFDNLPEGLPRLISIGRLDFNTEGLLLLTNDGGLARTLELPDTGWLRRYRVRAHGDVTQAQLDELKNGIEVEGVKYGPIEATLERDQGANVWLVFAIREGKNREVRNVCAHLGLEVNRLIRVSYGPFQLGEVPEGQVEEIKSRVLRDQLGDKVIEKSGAQFDVPKKSSSPDGEAPREKKPASKRDVINDRKGRRVLVQRTGSEEARERNEAEANGYGPPRRPKRGYHGKRDLTPRED
- the mutL gene encoding DNA mismatch repair endonuclease MutL, producing the protein MPVRQLPEQVVNRIAAGEVVERPASVVKELVENAIDAGASRIDVFTDGGGRRRIGITDDGGGMTAKDLALAVERHATSKLDDEDLLQIRTLGFRGEALPSIGSVARLSITTRHASEPHAWALSVEGGDKSEIMPAALAHGTRVEVNDLFYATPARLKFLKTDRTEAEAIREVVRRLAMARPDVAFTLAGEERAPVTWTAALPGAAGRLTRLGDILGAEFRSHAIEVHAEREGVVVAGYAAAPALTKANALGQYLFVNGRPVRDKLILGAVRGAYADHLPRDRHPVLALFVTLDPREVDANVHPAKTEVRFRNAGLVRALIVHGLKDALAREGRRTAANSGESALSSFRPAFTPRPASWDWRASPSAPVAPMPSFEGSAAPAFTERAQAAFDVGAPSADVRIEAQPVSDLVDRPLGAARTQIHETYIVSQTRDGLIIVDQHAAHERIVYERLKASLAANGVQRQILLIPEIVEMDEATVERLLERSEELASFGLAIESFGPGAVAVRETPSLLGKTNAGGLLRDLSEHMAEWDEALPLERRLMHVAATMACHGSVRAGRRLRPEEMNALLREMEDTPNSGQCNHGRPTYVELKLNDVEKLFGRR